The following are from one region of the Moritella sp. 24 genome:
- a CDS encoding ExeM/NucH family extracellular endonuclease: MLGRLLTCTITVILLFNRLYANELLSINNTNDDSMPCTSEPHLISQLQGEGHRSPYVVKKGSRSYRSEQSFTVKGVVTKWQRGRNAGFFMQQTTRSLLPLASTGIFVRTPMIENIKPNTRVCVTGVVEEHYGMTQLDPIETIIIQGSAKAIAPTDILVATADANFRETLERYEGMRVRLASITDMRVTKPLHYDRRWRRYNMILTHKHINIHPNSGSFPGSILADQHALENKQRRLYLQLSDKQSLIHELASIRVNDRVTDVVGILQFSYGEFRLLIKEPASKLQFEHLNDREVLLPRINHHLRIASFNLLNYFNSVAGGADNPLRRNRGATSLSRLHHQETKLAETIVALDADFIGLMEMENNGFGHDSAVQRLVRLVNSRIQYPAKHYKIVTPNQLDLYRSRYLGSGAITVAGLYRPSKLRLIKTRVINLPIQRSVLGNAYHRPALTPTFIRVGDDKNTPLLTISVNHFKSKGSKCVEDKQRTAKLKQLKATRSKDSQSLNKWHKARKRAKQDRQGNCAQFRVMAARVLAQALVKQAGHKIILGDLNSYPKEDPLLVLTDYKRSRYAYYEIQGSAHSYLGQQLLDPKVTKGFGYHDPFAHDNTDNWTYSFQALGRLDYILLSAGLLPHLAAKKVWHINASESRVTAGKTPHVNKVNQDKSVFSSSDHDPLFIELK, from the coding sequence ATGCTAGGTCGTTTATTAACATGCACGATCACCGTTATTTTATTGTTCAATCGACTGTATGCAAATGAATTATTGAGCATTAACAACACTAATGACGACAGTATGCCATGTACTAGTGAGCCTCATTTGATTAGTCAATTACAAGGAGAAGGGCATCGCTCGCCTTATGTTGTTAAAAAAGGTAGTCGCAGTTATCGGAGTGAGCAATCATTCACGGTTAAAGGGGTGGTAACAAAGTGGCAGCGGGGGCGTAATGCAGGTTTCTTTATGCAACAAACCACTCGGTCGTTGTTGCCTTTAGCGTCAACGGGCATTTTTGTTCGAACCCCCATGATTGAAAATATTAAACCAAATACACGGGTGTGTGTGACTGGCGTCGTTGAAGAGCACTACGGCATGACACAACTCGATCCGATTGAGACGATAATAATACAGGGTAGTGCAAAGGCGATCGCGCCAACTGACATATTAGTTGCAACAGCAGATGCTAACTTTCGTGAAACACTGGAACGATATGAAGGTATGCGTGTACGTTTGGCGAGTATTACCGATATGCGTGTTACTAAGCCGCTGCATTATGATCGACGTTGGCGACGCTATAATATGATTTTAACTCATAAGCACATTAATATTCATCCGAATAGCGGATCTTTCCCTGGCAGTATTTTAGCCGACCAGCATGCTCTTGAAAACAAGCAACGACGTTTGTACTTACAGTTATCAGACAAGCAAAGCTTAATACATGAACTTGCATCTATTCGGGTTAATGACCGAGTGACTGATGTTGTTGGTATTTTACAATTTAGTTATGGTGAATTTAGGTTACTGATTAAAGAACCTGCCTCGAAGTTACAGTTTGAGCATTTGAATGATCGAGAGGTATTATTGCCACGTATTAATCATCATTTACGTATCGCTAGTTTCAATTTACTTAATTATTTTAACTCTGTTGCTGGTGGCGCTGATAATCCACTAAGACGTAATCGAGGGGCGACATCATTATCTAGATTACATCATCAAGAAACGAAGCTAGCTGAAACGATAGTGGCACTTGATGCTGATTTTATAGGATTGATGGAAATGGAAAATAATGGCTTTGGTCACGACTCTGCGGTCCAGCGGTTAGTTCGTTTGGTTAATAGCCGAATCCAGTATCCAGCTAAACATTATAAAATAGTGACACCGAATCAATTAGATTTATATCGAAGTCGTTATTTAGGGTCTGGTGCCATCACCGTTGCAGGCTTATATAGGCCGTCTAAACTTAGATTAATTAAAACTCGCGTGATTAATTTGCCTATTCAACGAAGTGTTTTGGGTAACGCGTATCACCGCCCTGCGTTAACGCCGACCTTTATTAGGGTCGGAGATGATAAGAATACGCCGTTACTGACTATTAGTGTGAACCATTTTAAATCTAAAGGTTCTAAATGTGTTGAAGATAAACAACGAACGGCGAAGTTAAAGCAATTAAAAGCGACGCGCAGTAAAGACAGTCAGTCGCTGAATAAATGGCATAAAGCACGGAAAAGAGCAAAGCAAGATAGACAGGGAAACTGTGCACAGTTTCGGGTCATGGCGGCTCGTGTACTAGCGCAAGCGTTAGTCAAGCAAGCGGGTCATAAGATAATATTAGGGGATTTGAACAGTTACCCCAAAGAAGATCCACTCTTAGTGCTAACCGATTATAAACGCTCACGTTATGCCTATTATGAAATACAGGGCAGTGCGCACAGTTACCTTGGTCAGCAGTTGCTTGATCCTAAAGTGACGAAGGGATTTGGGTATCACGATCCATTTGCTCATGATAATACTGATAATTGGACTTACTCATTTCAAGCTCTCGGGCGTTTGGATTATATTTTATTAAGTGCTGGTCTGTTACCGCATTTAGCCGCAAAGAAGGTGTGGCACATTAATGCCAGTGAAAGCAGGGTTACAGCAGGGAAGACACCGCATGTGAATAAAGTTAATCAAGATAAGTCTGTATTTTCGTCTTCAGATCATGATCCTTTGTTTATTGAATTGAAATAA
- a CDS encoding GGDEF domain-containing protein, whose protein sequence is MNKKLTNQELEARVKELENKAGLLQQQLDLANQITTERLKSTQLLQALVDAIPSPLYYKNTQGIFQQCNDAFAQTILGIEKEDIINKSLFDLGDSIPTELAEIYHAKDLLLLKNPGKQTYETSVKCADGSIRIFTFYKASVLDDKQQIIGIVGVMLDVSELKNKKRELKENNRRLEMCSLTDPLTGLYNRRKFSTVFPESLRVVERHNRLLNFAIIDIDNFKQFNDNYGHLAGDNALVIISNLLKNKLLRADDYIFRLGGEEFGLLFYADDDIAASRFADDIRLAVQALGIPHKANNGYGCVTISLGMVTIKHSNKDMLTLYEMADSLLYKVKETGKNQILTKLV, encoded by the coding sequence ATGAACAAAAAATTAACTAATCAGGAATTGGAAGCTCGAGTCAAAGAGCTAGAAAATAAAGCGGGCCTTTTACAGCAGCAGCTTGATCTCGCTAACCAAATAACAACTGAAAGGTTAAAGTCGACACAATTATTACAGGCCTTAGTTGATGCGATTCCGAGCCCGCTTTATTATAAAAATACACAGGGTATATTTCAACAGTGTAACGATGCATTTGCACAGACAATATTGGGCATAGAAAAAGAAGATATTATTAATAAATCACTGTTCGATTTAGGGGATTCTATACCAACTGAATTGGCTGAAATCTATCACGCTAAAGATTTGTTATTACTTAAAAACCCAGGTAAACAAACCTATGAGACATCAGTGAAATGTGCCGATGGTTCTATCCGTATATTTACGTTTTATAAAGCGTCTGTGCTTGATGATAAACAACAAATTATCGGAATTGTTGGGGTTATGCTTGATGTATCTGAGTTAAAAAATAAAAAACGCGAATTGAAAGAGAACAACCGCCGATTAGAAATGTGTTCATTAACGGACCCGCTAACAGGTTTGTATAATCGACGTAAATTCAGCACTGTCTTTCCGGAAAGCTTACGTGTAGTCGAACGTCATAACCGCTTATTAAATTTTGCAATTATCGATATAGATAATTTTAAACAGTTTAATGATAATTATGGTCATCTAGCAGGTGATAATGCGCTTGTCATCATTTCTAATCTGTTAAAAAATAAACTATTACGCGCAGATGATTATATATTCCGGCTCGGTGGTGAAGAGTTCGGCTTGTTATTTTATGCAGATGATGATATTGCCGCATCGAGGTTTGCCGATGATATTAGACTTGCAGTGCAAGCTCTTGGTATACCGCACAAGGCCAATAATGGTTATGGTTGTGTGACGATATCATTAGGGATGGTGACGATTAAGCATTCAAATAAAGATATGCTTACGCTATATGAAATGGCCGATAGTTTATTGTATAAAGTGAAAGAGACAGGTAAGAATCAGATATTAACAAAGCTTGTTTAA
- a CDS encoding alkaline phosphatase, with amino-acid sequence MIKNSVLMLAISSVLLSACNSTTDSIVNTPAPTKVKNVILMIGDGMGPQQVGLLEEYAQRAPLSIYNEKNNKTALSTFADAGQMGLSLNAPYGSTGSLVVDSACSATQLATGVASGSEMIGLDNQGNIVETILEKAKAQGKATGLVSDTRITHATPAAFAAHQPHRSYEAQIAEQLIASGNVDVMLSGGARFFLPSDIKTNQVNRNQMAALGAPDSVYKKSKRKDQRNLLLEAKDQYGYSLAFDKDQLAASDSTKLLGLFANSGMADGIAYTACTKDNSCTQPSLRDMTIKALDVLSKDEDGFFLMIEGGQIDWAGHVNDAGWMLHELIKFDEAVAAVYEWVKDRDDTLVVITADHETGSFGFSYSRNDLPAAEHLTGNGMQGKEYKPNFNFGALSQLDKLYAQSGTFYAMMDKVNADWDFTDTTGQQWADAINSYSVFKVTAEQATPVSLREENEFYVEGHKYLSAKEFPKVNDFKEFFVYGDEVHANLIGRVLGASQNVVWGTGTHTAAPVPVYAFGPENITKKFSTMQHHVELNQKMVDALL; translated from the coding sequence ATGATTAAAAATAGTGTATTAATGCTTGCGATTTCAAGTGTATTACTGAGTGCGTGTAACAGTACGACAGATTCTATCGTGAATACGCCAGCACCGACCAAAGTTAAAAACGTCATTTTAATGATTGGTGATGGTATGGGACCTCAGCAAGTTGGCCTACTAGAAGAGTATGCACAACGAGCTCCCCTTTCTATCTACAACGAAAAGAACAATAAAACAGCTTTATCAACATTTGCAGATGCTGGTCAAATGGGTCTGTCATTAAACGCCCCTTACGGAAGCACTGGCAGCCTTGTCGTTGATTCAGCTTGTTCGGCAACGCAACTGGCAACCGGTGTTGCATCAGGCTCTGAAATGATCGGTTTAGACAATCAAGGGAATATTGTTGAAACCATCTTAGAGAAAGCCAAAGCACAAGGGAAAGCAACAGGACTGGTTTCTGATACACGTATTACTCATGCAACGCCCGCTGCATTCGCAGCTCATCAACCACACCGCTCATACGAAGCTCAAATTGCAGAACAACTTATCGCTTCAGGTAATGTCGATGTAATGCTATCAGGCGGTGCACGTTTCTTCCTACCGTCTGATATAAAAACAAACCAAGTAAACCGTAACCAAATGGCTGCATTAGGCGCACCTGATAGCGTTTATAAAAAATCAAAACGTAAAGACCAACGTAACTTGCTATTAGAAGCGAAAGATCAATACGGCTACAGTCTCGCATTTGATAAAGACCAACTTGCAGCATCAGACAGCACTAAGTTACTCGGTTTATTTGCCAACTCAGGAATGGCTGACGGTATTGCTTATACTGCCTGCACAAAAGATAACAGCTGTACACAACCCTCATTACGAGACATGACCATAAAAGCATTGGATGTACTGTCTAAAGATGAAGATGGTTTCTTCTTAATGATTGAAGGTGGTCAGATTGACTGGGCAGGTCACGTGAACGATGCAGGTTGGATGTTACATGAGTTAATCAAGTTTGATGAAGCCGTAGCCGCAGTTTATGAATGGGTAAAAGATCGTGATGACACACTTGTCGTTATCACCGCCGATCATGAAACAGGTAGCTTCGGGTTCAGTTATTCACGTAACGATTTACCTGCAGCAGAGCACTTAACGGGCAATGGCATGCAAGGTAAAGAATACAAGCCAAACTTCAACTTTGGTGCTCTTTCACAACTTGATAAACTTTACGCTCAAAGCGGTACTTTCTATGCAATGATGGATAAAGTCAATGCAGATTGGGACTTCACAGATACAACGGGCCAACAATGGGCTGATGCAATCAACAGCTACAGCGTATTTAAAGTGACAGCCGAGCAAGCAACACCAGTGAGCTTACGAGAAGAAAATGAATTCTATGTTGAAGGGCATAAATACCTTAGCGCAAAAGAATTTCCAAAGGTAAATGACTTCAAAGAGTTCTTTGTTTATGGCGATGAAGTGCACGCTAACTTAATTGGGCGAGTATTAGGCGCATCTCAAAATGTTGTTTGGGGAACGGGTACACACACAGCCGCGCCTGTACCTGTCTATGCGTTTGGCCCTGAGAATATAACGAAAAAATTCTCGACCATGCAGCACCATGTTGAGTTAAATCAAAAAATGGTTGATGCATTACTGTAA
- a CDS encoding LysR family transcriptional regulator → MIQDRASQMVLFHTLVQTGNFTSAAHTLGVSVSHMSKQLKSLEADLNVKLVQRSTRSFTLTEAGQQFSTYCAQVVNQVQDANIMMENLKDDVSGVLRLGVSQSFGAIHIIPAIEQFRKKYPDLRVEVSLFDYKSNMIDDGLDLWLTNIDNISEGYVAQRLADTSFVVAASPEYLINHTAPAHPQDLEEHNCLIYQNRERNYGVWAFKKDEEELYVNVNGNYRVDLAEAIRDAAISGWGIAYLATYLLTDELKTGKLIQLLPEWQASQVMRFYAVYPSRKHLPKKITAAVSFFKDYIGAPSYWDKALKSQIKV, encoded by the coding sequence TTGATACAAGACCGCGCCAGCCAAATGGTTCTCTTCCATACCCTAGTACAAACCGGTAACTTTACTTCTGCAGCACATACGTTAGGCGTTTCTGTCTCGCATATGAGTAAACAGTTAAAAAGTTTAGAAGCAGATTTAAATGTAAAACTTGTGCAGCGATCTACACGCAGTTTCACCTTAACGGAAGCCGGGCAGCAGTTTTCAACGTATTGTGCTCAAGTCGTTAATCAGGTGCAAGATGCCAACATTATGATGGAAAACCTAAAGGATGATGTTTCTGGTGTTCTTCGGTTAGGGGTATCGCAATCATTTGGTGCGATCCATATTATTCCTGCAATTGAACAGTTCCGTAAAAAATACCCTGATTTACGTGTTGAAGTGAGCTTGTTTGATTATAAATCCAATATGATCGATGACGGTTTAGATTTATGGCTAACGAATATAGATAATATCTCAGAGGGCTATGTCGCACAGCGGTTAGCAGATACTAGTTTTGTGGTTGCAGCCTCACCGGAATATCTGATTAATCATACTGCACCTGCTCACCCTCAAGATCTTGAAGAACATAATTGCTTGATATATCAAAACCGTGAACGTAACTATGGTGTGTGGGCTTTTAAAAAAGACGAAGAAGAATTATACGTTAATGTGAATGGTAACTACCGTGTCGATCTTGCTGAAGCGATCCGTGATGCGGCGATATCGGGGTGGGGCATTGCCTATCTTGCGACTTACTTATTGACTGATGAATTGAAAACAGGAAAGCTGATTCAACTGTTACCTGAGTGGCAAGCAAGCCAAGTTATGCGTTTTTATGCGGTATACCCAAGCCGTAAACACTTACCTAAGAAAATTACGGCGGCGGTGAGTTTCTTTAAAGACTATATTGGTGCACCTTCGTACTGGGATAAAGCGTTAAAATCACAAATAAAAGTGTAA
- a CDS encoding NupC/NupG family nucleoside CNT transporter: MISLLGIMAILLTAIIFSKDRRNIPLRTVILAFGLQISFALLVLYFPAGKEVLNSVSLAVSKVIDYGQEGINFIFGGLTSGGFVFAINVLGIIVFFSALISALYHIGIMTRVINIIGGGIQKLLGTGRAESLSATANIFVGLIEAPLIVKPYLKHMTDSQFFAVMTCGLASVAGGTLVGYSMMGVEMKYLIAASFMSAPAGLLMAKLLFPPSADDNNHDEVTNVEIPRATNVVEALADGAMSGLSIAASVGATLLAFVSVIALLNGMLAGIGDWFGVALSFELILGYFFAPVAWLIGVPWNEANIAGSLIGNKIVVNEFVAFMQLMEVQDQLSEHSTAIVTFALCGFANISTMAMLIGGLGSVVPERREFISRHGFRAIFAGVLANLMSASLAGVILSL, from the coding sequence ATGATTTCTTTACTTGGTATAATGGCAATTCTCTTAACGGCTATTATCTTTTCAAAAGATCGTCGTAATATCCCATTGCGTACCGTCATCCTAGCATTTGGCTTACAGATTTCTTTTGCACTTTTAGTATTATATTTTCCAGCAGGCAAAGAAGTATTAAATAGCGTCAGCCTTGCTGTTTCAAAAGTGATTGATTATGGACAAGAAGGTATTAACTTTATCTTTGGCGGCTTAACCTCTGGCGGTTTTGTATTTGCGATTAATGTATTGGGTATCATTGTATTTTTCTCGGCTTTAATATCAGCCTTGTATCATATTGGTATCATGACTCGAGTGATTAATATCATTGGTGGTGGTATTCAGAAGTTATTGGGCACGGGTCGTGCTGAATCACTGTCTGCAACAGCGAATATTTTTGTGGGCTTAATTGAAGCTCCGCTAATCGTTAAACCGTATTTGAAACACATGACAGACTCGCAGTTCTTTGCTGTGATGACATGTGGACTTGCTTCTGTTGCTGGTGGCACGTTAGTCGGTTATTCAATGATGGGTGTTGAAATGAAGTACTTAATTGCAGCTTCATTCATGTCTGCACCTGCAGGCTTATTAATGGCTAAACTGTTATTCCCACCTTCTGCAGACGACAACAATCACGATGAAGTAACCAATGTTGAAATACCACGTGCAACCAATGTTGTTGAAGCCTTAGCCGACGGTGCTATGTCTGGTTTAAGCATTGCAGCTTCTGTTGGTGCAACACTTTTAGCGTTTGTCAGTGTTATCGCATTACTTAATGGTATGTTGGCTGGAATTGGCGATTGGTTTGGCGTGGCGTTAAGCTTTGAGCTTATTTTAGGCTACTTCTTTGCACCTGTGGCTTGGTTGATTGGTGTGCCTTGGAATGAAGCTAATATCGCGGGTTCATTAATTGGTAATAAGATTGTTGTGAATGAATTTGTTGCTTTCATGCAGCTAATGGAAGTGCAGGACCAGCTGAGTGAGCACTCAACTGCGATTGTTACATTTGCATTGTGTGGTTTTGCTAATATTAGCACCATGGCAATGTTAATCGGCGGTTTAGGCAGTGTGGTACCTGAGCGACGCGAGTTTATTTCTCGTCATGGTTTCCGTGCTATTTTCGCTGGTGTACTTGCAAACTTAATGAGCGCATCACTTGCAGGTGTCATCTTAAGTTTATAA
- the purT gene encoding formate-dependent phosphoribosylglycinamide formyltransferase: MLGTANSKNATRVLLLGSGELGKEVAIEFQRLGVEVIAVDRYDNAPAMQVAHRSHTISMLDGVALRRIIELEKPHYVIPEIEAIATDTLLELEREGVNIVPTARATKLTMDREGIRLLAAETLKLPTSPYIFTDNKTEYEAAVAEIGIPCVIKPVMSSSGKGQSIIRDEDDIEQAWNYAQEGGRAGAGRIIIEGFVKFDYEITLLTISAVDGIHFCDPIGHRQQDGDYRESWQPQVMCDEVLAKAQAVSAAVVKELGGYGLFGVELFIRGNEVFFSEVSPRPHDTGMVTLISQDLSEFALHVRAVLGLPITQIQQFGPSASAVILTEGHSTNIGFNQLAPALASVTGSQIRLFGKPEIAGQRRLGVALARGINTIDAIDKAKKVANIIEVTFD, from the coding sequence ATGTTAGGTACAGCCAACAGCAAAAATGCAACACGTGTATTACTATTAGGCTCAGGTGAACTTGGAAAAGAAGTGGCTATTGAGTTTCAACGCTTAGGAGTTGAAGTAATTGCAGTTGACCGTTATGACAATGCGCCAGCCATGCAGGTTGCACATCGCAGCCATACCATTAGCATGCTAGATGGTGTTGCATTACGACGCATTATTGAACTTGAAAAACCACACTATGTTATTCCAGAAATCGAAGCTATCGCAACAGACACCCTACTCGAATTAGAACGAGAAGGTGTTAATATCGTACCAACCGCACGTGCGACTAAACTGACGATGGATCGTGAAGGTATCCGCCTACTTGCAGCTGAAACCCTTAAACTCCCCACCTCACCTTATATCTTTACCGATAACAAAACTGAATACGAAGCTGCTGTCGCAGAAATTGGTATTCCATGTGTGATCAAACCCGTCATGAGTTCATCAGGTAAAGGCCAAAGTATTATTCGTGATGAAGACGATATAGAACAAGCTTGGAACTATGCCCAAGAAGGTGGACGAGCGGGTGCTGGCCGCATTATTATTGAAGGTTTTGTAAAATTCGATTACGAAATTACCCTACTGACTATCAGCGCTGTCGATGGTATCCATTTCTGTGATCCTATTGGTCATCGCCAACAGGATGGTGACTACCGTGAATCATGGCAGCCTCAAGTCATGTGCGACGAGGTACTGGCTAAAGCACAAGCAGTATCTGCTGCTGTAGTGAAAGAATTAGGCGGTTACGGTCTATTTGGTGTCGAACTCTTCATTCGTGGCAATGAAGTATTCTTTAGTGAAGTATCACCACGCCCACATGACACGGGTATGGTTACGCTCATCTCGCAAGATTTATCTGAATTTGCATTACATGTACGTGCAGTTCTCGGATTACCGATTACACAAATCCAACAGTTTGGTCCATCTGCATCTGCGGTTATCTTAACTGAAGGTCATTCGACTAACATTGGTTTTAATCAGTTAGCTCCCGCACTTGCGTCTGTAACAGGCAGTCAAATCCGTCTATTCGGAAAACCAGAAATCGCAGGTCAACGTCGTTTAGGTGTTGCTTTAGCACGTGGTATTAATACGATTGATGCTATTGATAAAGCAAAGAAAGTAGCAAATATCATTGAAGTGACGTTTGATTAA
- the pepT gene encoding peptidase T, translating into MTTLIERFLRYVSFDTQSDHTVDACPSTSGQQVLAQQLQQELIALNLESVKLDSNGYLTARLPSNISTSVPTIGFIAHMDTAPDASGKDVNPQIVENYQGGDVSLGHGEILSPSMYPELNQLHGDTLITTDGSTLLGADNKAGIAEIITAIAYLQANPEIKHGDICIGFTPDEEIGRGANLFDVKDFGAEWAYTIDGGPVGELEFENFNASSADVICHGVNVHPGSAKDKMVNSMGMAAKFQAMMPSDETPECTEGYEGFYHLNAMQTSVAKTTLSYIIRDFDTAGLAERKAFMQQKVAELNEVLGCERIELKISDSYNNMREMVEPHAHIIDLAKQAMIDVDVQPDIKPIRGGTDGARLSFMGLPCPNVFTGGYNFHGIHEFITVEGMEKSVRVIVRLAELTAKKYV; encoded by the coding sequence ATGACAACATTAATTGAACGTTTTTTGCGCTACGTAAGTTTTGATACTCAATCTGATCATACTGTTGATGCCTGTCCAAGCACATCTGGACAACAAGTATTAGCTCAGCAACTACAGCAAGAGCTCATTGCATTAAACCTTGAAAGCGTCAAGCTAGATAGTAACGGTTACTTAACTGCGCGTTTACCGAGTAATATTAGCACAAGTGTGCCAACTATCGGGTTTATTGCCCATATGGACACCGCGCCTGATGCATCTGGTAAAGATGTCAATCCTCAGATTGTTGAGAATTATCAAGGAGGTGATGTTTCTTTAGGTCACGGAGAAATTTTATCGCCATCTATGTATCCTGAATTAAATCAGCTACACGGCGATACATTAATCACAACTGATGGTTCTACATTATTAGGTGCAGATAACAAAGCGGGTATTGCAGAAATTATTACTGCCATTGCTTATTTACAGGCAAACCCTGAAATTAAGCATGGTGATATTTGTATTGGTTTTACACCGGATGAAGAGATTGGTCGTGGAGCAAACCTATTCGATGTAAAAGATTTTGGGGCAGAGTGGGCATACACTATTGATGGCGGTCCTGTTGGTGAACTAGAATTTGAAAACTTTAATGCTAGTTCTGCCGATGTAATATGTCATGGCGTTAATGTTCACCCTGGTTCAGCGAAAGATAAAATGGTGAACAGCATGGGTATGGCTGCTAAATTCCAAGCCATGATGCCTTCAGATGAAACACCTGAATGTACTGAAGGTTACGAAGGCTTTTATCACCTAAATGCAATGCAGACGAGTGTGGCGAAAACAACGCTAAGCTATATCATCCGAGATTTTGATACGGCAGGGTTGGCTGAACGTAAAGCATTCATGCAGCAAAAAGTAGCTGAATTAAACGAAGTACTTGGTTGCGAGCGAATTGAACTGAAAATCAGTGATAGTTACAATAATATGCGTGAAATGGTTGAGCCACACGCACATATTATTGATCTAGCGAAACAAGCGATGATTGATGTTGACGTTCAGCCTGACATTAAACCGATCCGTGGTGGGACTGATGGTGCTAGATTGTCATTTATGGGACTTCCGTGCCCGAATGTCTTTACTGGTGGCTATAATTTCCATGGTATCCATGAGTTTATTACTGTGGAAGGAATGGAAAAATCGGTTCGAGTTATTGTTAGACTAGCTGAACTTACCGCGAAGAAATACGTATAA
- a CDS encoding diguanylate cyclase, which yields MSSQTEKDKYLKAYNFIQRELDDIAQHFNIIKLSASKISLDTNALSENYNVDINGDSCIIGDQNNTTNTLGTFIAKSYADICINTQSEEHMELLYALNITKLMLNNTPNKKLKSIYFISQKGFVISSIDSVVKYFNIENFDKILFNRPYILNFESKPFLSDSSFIITGPYDDLITGENTLTFTSKVYRNGESIGYLNLDIPANMFNNKICKNCFLSNRHMNIDNISLEFEVDNITTGVFYEKEFTLTSIFINSIINNYIYISIFIVVSLLVSAQLNMSYQVKRNKRIMNISHLDELTGLLNRRGFTEQVQHLPNADYRTVTIIDIDHFKSVNDHFGHMFGDYVIKELADLLKDHIRNDDLICRFGGEEFVIILLTENLSVAKLILARIRECVEAHHFKLGNDSHRITISGGVAIVDNNDNLALSLKSALKVADQQLYTAKDMGRNRIIINNEADPI from the coding sequence ATGAGTAGCCAAACTGAAAAAGATAAATACCTAAAGGCGTATAACTTTATTCAAAGAGAGCTCGACGATATCGCGCAACACTTCAATATCATTAAACTATCAGCCAGTAAAATTAGCCTAGATACGAATGCCTTAAGTGAAAACTATAACGTTGATATTAATGGTGATAGCTGCATCATTGGTGATCAAAACAACACGACAAATACGTTAGGTACATTTATAGCTAAAAGTTATGCTGATATTTGTATTAATACACAGTCAGAAGAGCATATGGAGTTATTATATGCATTAAATATAACCAAACTAATGCTTAATAACACGCCGAATAAAAAACTGAAATCGATTTATTTTATTTCTCAGAAAGGGTTTGTTATTTCATCAATTGATTCAGTCGTTAAATATTTTAATATTGAAAATTTTGACAAGATACTTTTTAATCGACCTTATATATTAAACTTTGAAAGTAAGCCATTTTTGTCAGATAGTTCATTTATTATTACCGGACCATATGATGACTTAATCACCGGAGAGAATACATTAACGTTTACATCGAAAGTGTATCGTAATGGAGAATCAATAGGCTATCTTAATTTAGATATACCTGCGAATATGTTCAATAATAAGATATGCAAGAACTGCTTTCTCAGCAATCGCCATATGAATATTGATAATATCTCATTGGAATTTGAGGTTGATAATATAACAACGGGGGTGTTTTATGAAAAAGAGTTCACACTCACTTCAATATTTATTAATAGCATCATCAATAACTATATCTATATTAGTATATTCATAGTGGTATCACTGTTGGTTTCTGCACAGTTAAACATGAGTTATCAGGTTAAGCGAAATAAACGCATCATGAATATATCGCATTTAGATGAGTTAACAGGGTTGTTAAATCGACGTGGTTTTACAGAGCAAGTTCAGCATTTACCAAATGCTGACTATCGAACAGTGACGATTATCGATATCGATCATTTTAAATCAGTGAATGACCATTTTGGGCACATGTTCGGTGATTATGTGATTAAAGAGCTTGCTGATTTACTTAAGGATCATATACGTAATGATGATCTTATATGTCGATTTGGTGGTGAAGAGTTTGTGATTATATTGTTAACTGAAAATTTAAGTGTGGCTAAGCTTATCTTAGCGCGTATACGAGAATGTGTTGAAGCGCATCACTTTAAATTGGGTAACGATAGTCATCGAATCACGATCTCTGGCGGTGTCGCGATAGTTGATAATAATGATAATTTGGCTCTGAGTTTAAAATCGGCGTTGAAGGTGGCAGATCAGCAGCTGTATACAGCAAAAGACATGGGCCGTAATCGTATAATTATTAACAATGAAGCTGACCCCATTTAA